The following nucleotide sequence is from Nocardioides daedukensis.
TCCTTCGACCGACGTGATGGGATCGGCCCAGAACAAGCTCGGCATGAACGCGCCGGACTCCATAGGTCGACCGGGCCGCGGCGTGGACCTCGATGATGACGTCGAGCAGATAGGCATCGGCGACGTCACGGTTCGAAGGTGGCCGCTTGATCCACTCGTAGTAACCCGACGTCGAAACTCCCAGGACCCGGCACGCCACCGCGACGGGGAACCCGTCAGCGGCAAGCTCACGAACGAGCCGGAACCCTATTGTGGGAGCACGTTCTCCCGAGCGAAGTAGGCACTGGCCCGCTTCAGGATCTCGATCTCCATCGCTTGGGTGCGGTTCTCGCGACGAAGGCGGACCAGCTCGGCCCTCTCATCACTCGAGAGGCCCTCGCGTTTGCCCTCGTCGACGTCGGCCTGGGCCATCCAGCGACGAAGGCCTGACTCTGCGATCCCGAGATCTTTCGCGATCTGAGCGATCGGCTTCTCCCGCAACCGTGCGAGCTCGACAGCTCGTCGACGGAACTCCGGGTCCTTGGGTGCCGGCATAGCGGACTCCTCTCCGAGACGATTCTCGCCTCAGTATCGGTGTCCGGGAAACCGGTTACAGGTCAGACCTGGTCCGCGGAGAGGCGGCGCGCTTTCGCGAACGATCCCCGGAACCTTCTCGCGGTCAGCAGCCGGGCGAACTCGAGCTAAGGTGATCGCGGACCGGGGGAGTGGCTTCCCCTCAACGCCAGCTACCGCTGCACATACGGGGCTCGCTACCTCGAGGTCGCCCGCCTCTATGGACTTCCGATCACCTCCGACGATCGTGCGGCGATAGTGATGCTCGCTCGGAGCTGCCCTCTGGCGCTGGACTAGCAACGGGGCGGGAAATGCGCGAGGCCCAGCCTGGGGCTCTGGGGGAAGGGCTGCCAAGATTTGTGAGCAGCAATGACTACGGACCCGGCGCTATTGAGGCGCCGGGTCCGTCCGCCCGTAAGGGCTGAGCGTCAGCTTGTCGTCCAGACCTTGTAGCCGAAGTCGATGAAGGTGTGTACGGGAGAAAAGGCTGCGTTGCCCTCACCGTCGGTGCCGTGGTGCACGCCGTAGGCGTGGTAGCCCCAGTACCAGGGTCCACCGCTGTCTCCGGGGGCGTGGGCGGCGTCGGACACCACCTGGTTTGCTGCCGTGGGCGCGTCATCATTGGTCTCGGTGACGATCCCGCATGCACGTCCGCTGGTGCGCCCGTAGTGGCAGACGCTGGTGTTCAGGCTCGGCCGGCCTGCCGCAGCGGTATGGGCCTGGCGCTTGTTGCCGCCGTCGAAGTAGAACGACGCAGACGGGGTGAATGTCCCGGAGCTGGCTAGAGCGATGTCGGGGTCGGCGAAGCTCCAGCGCGAGAAGGTGTACGACACCGCAGTGGAATCGAGGCCGTCCGATCCGTGCAATCGGTAGTAGGTTGTCGTTTTTCCATCCGCGCAGTGTCCTGCGGTTGAAATTCGCTTCAGGCCGTCGCTGATTTTCCGCATTACGAACGCGTTGGTGCAGTATGGAGAACCGTTCGGCGAGTTCACCATGTAGGCGCCGCCTCGCAGGGTGCTGTCCTCGATGTCATCTTCCACGAATGGAACGCGCTCTACGCGAATGCTGGTGTTCGGGGCCGCCCGCTCCGCGGTGGATCGCAGCTGGTCATCAGGGGCTGGGTTGTTCGGCTGGACCTGGATGGCGATGGTTTGGCTTACCGAGTCGAAAGACAGCAAGGCTTTGTGTTTTTCAGTTGAGACGGCGGCTCGTACTTTGTCCAGGGTGGGGTCGATGAGTGCCTCGGGAAGCAGGTCGCCGGCCTCGACCGTGACGTCGCCCGGGAGGGTCCGGATGAGAGCGAGCGCGCTGTCAGGGATGCTGTCATTGAAGCCCATCCAGGCGGTCTCGCCCTTGTCGCGGTACCTCATGCCAGCGTAGGACTCGGGGTACTTCTCGAGCAGCGTCCACGACGCGAGCTGGAAGTCGTATTGACTGCCGTACCGCAAGACGGCGTCTTCGACGGGAATCGGGTCTGCTGCACGAACTGGTGACAGTGGTTAGTCACGCAGCCTGAGTGGCTGGCGTGGTCATGATCGTCTCGAACTCGATCGGGGTCAATCGGCCGAGGCCGTCTTGTCTGCGACGTCGGTGGTAGGTGCGTTCGATCCAGGTGACGATGGCGATCCGCAGGTCTTCGCGCGTGGCCCAGGCGCGGCGGTCGAGGACGTTCTTCTGGAGCAGTGAGAAGAAGCTCTCCATGGCTGCGTTGTCCCCGGCAGCACCGACGCGGCCCATCGATCCGACCATCTCGTGACGGCCCAGAGCGCGGACGAACTTCCTGCTTCGAAATTGAGATCCACGATCCGTGTGGACCACACAGCCGGCGACGTCGCCGCGCCTGGCCGCGGCGTTGTTGAGTGCCGCGACCGCGAGTCGGGACTTCATCCGTGAGTCGATGGAGTAGCCCACGATCCGGTTGGAGAAGACGTCCTTGAACGCGCAGACGTAGAGCTTTCCTTCACCGGTCCAGTGCTCCGTGATGTCGCCAATCCAGAGCTCGTTGGCGGCGTCGGCTTTGAACTCGTGCCGGGTCCGGCCCTTCTCGTCGGTGACGGCGCAGAGGTCGTCGTGGACCGGCGGGCCGGGCTTCTTGCCGTTCTTGTCGCGCTTCTTCCCGAACGCGCTCCACCAGCCGTTGGTCGAGCAGATCCGCCATGCAGTCCGCGCTGCCATCGGCTCGCCGGCGTCGCGGGCCTCGTCGAGCAGGTATCGGTAGCCGAACTCGGGGTCGTCCTTGTGGGCGTCGAACAGCGCGTTGGCGCGGTAGGCCTCGTCGAGTTCGGTGTCGGTGACCGGGTTGGCGAGCCAGCGGTAGTAGGGCTGGCGAGCGATCTTGAGCACCCGGCACGTCACCGTGACGGGGATTCCGTCAGCGGCGAGGTCACGGACGAGCGGGTAGCTCATTTTCCCGGCAGATGAGCCTGCGAGAAGTAGGCCGCGGCCCGCCGTAGGACCTCGACTTCTTGTTCGAGGGTCTTGATCCGACGCTTGGCTTCACGGAGCTCGGCTGACTGCACCGCGGTCGTGCCGGGCCGCTCGCCGTCTTCGATATCGGCCTTCTTCATCCACGAGTACAGGGTCGTGAAGTGGATCCCGAAGTCCTTCGCGATCTGGGAGAGCTCGACACCTGGCTCACGGTTCCTAGCGACGCGCACGACGTCGTCACGAAACTCCTTGGGGTATGGCTTGGACACAGTGAACATCCTTCCAGTCCAACCACTTGGGTTAGACAGATCGGTTGTCACCTATTCGTGCAGCAGACCCATCTTCAGGTCTTCCGCTACTCCGAGGAGGTCAGTCAACGTCGCCACGTCGAGATCGTCGAGGACGGGCTCGCTGCTGCTCTGCACAGTAGGCCCCTCGCTCTGGCTATCCAGCCAGTTCTGGACAGCCCCCAGGTCAGTGAGCCCTGCGGTCTTGCCGCGCTCCAGAAGCTTCTCCAGCTCCGGGCGCTGCTTCTCTTTGCCATCGATGTGGATCACTGGAGCTTCGGGGTCCGCCGAAGACGTGGGGGTGGACGAGGTCGCAGATGTTTGATTGAGACAGACTGCTGCAACCGCAGCAGCCGTGACGAAGGCGCGGAGTTTGTTCCGAGTCGCTCGTGTCATGGTGTCACTGAACACCATCTCGGCCTGGCCCGGGCTGATTTGGAATAACGAATGGAACCGGTTGTGCCTCTGAGACGTGTACCTCTTGTGACAGTGGATGAGGATGACACCTTCGCGGCCTTCTACGCGGCGACCTACGCCAGGTCGGTGGGCCGGTTGACGCTTGTCGCTGGCAGCCGTGGTGTCGCAGAGGATGCCGTTCAAGAGGCCTTCGTTCGCTTGCTACCAAAATGGTCGCGTGTCAGCAGATACGAAGACCCCTCAGCCTGGGTTAGACGGGTGGCGTACAACATCCTGATTGATCGCCAACGCGCCCGCGGACGAGCGAGTCGCCTTTTAGAGAGAATTTCGAGCCGCGAAGCAACTCAGTACCACGACGATTATCCGTCCCTCGATGGGTTTGACGATGCGCTAGCGCAGCTATCGATCACGCATCGTCAGGTGCTGATCTTGTATTTCGTCGAAGATTTGAGTGTCGATCAGATTGCGACCGAATTGATGGTCCCTTCCGGAACAGTGAAATCACGGCTTAGCCGTGCCCGCGCAGCAATTGAAGAGTTCCTAGTGCGAAATGAGAAGTCATGAGTGAGATCAGCGACCTGCTCCGCGGCCGGGTAGCGCGCGACACCGCGTCCGTGCCTGTTGCCCCGAGCGTCTCTACCCTCCGGGGGAGAGCTTCACGTCGTCGCGCACGCCGCGTCGTACTGACATCGAGCCTGGTGGTCGGCGTCGTAGCCGTTGCTGCCGTCGCTGGGAGTACCTTCCTGCCGTCGAACGAGGAGCTCAGCCCTGCCGAGGGATCCGCCGCGGAAGGGTTTGATCTGCCGTCGACCGATGATGGCGGCGATCTGGAGGCCCTCGCCACCGGAGTTCTGTCCTTCACCGTCAGCGATTGTCCGTATTTGGTGACCGAGCAGGGGACGAAGACCGCGCTCAACGTCTTTGCGCGCGCCGCGCATGGAATGCGCGATGAGTCGGGACGTCGGTACATAGTCGGAGCCGACGGTGTTACCTGGGGCGTCGAGGGCGACATCGTGCAACTCGGCGGAGGGCCGCCCGCTCCGGGCGAGAGCGGATTTGTCAACTGCGGAGTCGACGCACCCACTCAGTTTGTAGCTACGAACGTGGGCTAGGCGACTCGGGACGGCATCCCCCCCTTCGCTTTAGGGAAACCTCTCGTTAGCGCTAGTTTTTCCTAAAGGTGGTGAGTATGGATATCGCAGTCAAGGAAGCAGCGCAACGTCTTGGGGTGAGTGAGTCGCGCATTCGGCAACTGCTGGTTGCCGGTGACCTGCACGGGCGCCGCATGGGTCGCGCCTGGCTGATTGACAGCGATGACGTTGCCCGACTCCAAGGCCAGCAGCGGCGACCTGGCCGACCTGTGGGACCAAGCGTGCGTGGGCAATTGTTGATCTCCTGAGCGGTGGCCGTGGCCCCTTGGCTGTCGTACTCCGAACGCAGCCAGGTCCGCTCCTACGCGGCCCGACTGGACGAGCCGAGGGGACTGCTGCACGGATAGGTGACAACCTGACGTGCCCCACTGGCGTGCCCCACCGTTTGGGTTCCAGAGTCGGTGGGTTATTGGTATTAGTGACCTACTGGGGCTGCGAATGAGATTCGAGCCGTGCCGCGTTTATGGCCCGAAAACGTGGGCGCGCGGGCGCTAGCAAGGTCAAAAGAGATCAAGGTGAGCGGGGGCTGGAGCGACCGTTGGGTGGCGTTTGCGCAGGTCAGGACCCTATTGGTCAAAACTCAGCAAAGCGGTGACGCGGGACGGTTGTCACAGCACTGGGGGCAAGGGGTCGCAGGTTCAAATCCTGTCAGCCCGACCGAAAAGAATGCCCCTGACCTGCGGAAACGCAGGTCAGGGGCATTTTGTGATTTTGAGTCATTTCGGCTTGTGCCGCGGTTTGTGACCCAAAAACCCTTGCGCGGGTGACGCACAGTGGGGCACTGGCTGGGCGGCGAGATGTGGGCACGTGGATGCCGCGTTGGGCTCGAGGCAGCGCGGTGACGTCAGCTTTGGTGAGCATTGTTCAGCCCCTGCAGATCTCAGGCGCAAACAGTGGCGTCCACACCGGCGAGGTCCGGGTGGTCTATGACCGGGTATGCGCAGAGGTCCCCCTGACCGCGACCAACATCAACGCGGTGGTCTCTGGCGACTCGGATGCCACGGTCGCGCAGCCGAACGTCTCTTGTCCCGAGAGCGGCGACTACGTGGCGCTCGGAGTGCACTCGCGTTCGCCTCCCGGCGCGAACACGCGGTTCTCGCGGGCGGCGATCATCGCCAACGAACTCGGTGGATACCCCGCCCCGTGGTTCGAATGACCAGGACGGGTTCGTTTTTGGAGGAAGTCGGTTGTCTTGTTGATCGGATATCAGCGGGCGTCGGGGGGCAGGACACCCCCATATCTGTCGGACCGTCAGATACTTCTGGGCCAGCTCCTGAAGCCTTGCGGTGCGGGCCAGCGCTGGGGCCGGAGGCCTCGGCTCGACGGTGAACCAGCTCGCCAAACACCTAGGAGCCCACCTTTCCACCACGGCCAGTACCAAGGACCTCGACCGCGTCATGGAGTTGGGCGCCGACGAGGCCGTGGATTACACCCAACAGGACTTCTCTGACGCGCTGAGCGGCTTCGACGTCGTCGTCGACTACCTCGGCGGGAAGAATCTAGACAAGTCGCTCGCCGTCCTCACGCCGGGCGGTTTGGCGATCAGCATGGTGGGCCCGCCCGATCCAAGCTTCGCCGCCCAGCTCGGCAAGCCCGTGCTCAAGCCAGTGATGGCCTTGGTGAGCCGCAAGGTACGCGCCAAGGCCAAGAAACACGGTGTCCGCTACGCGTTCTTATTCGTGCAGGGCAACGGCGACCAAGGACTGAGTCAGGGCCGATTCTGCATTTGATCCCGGAACGCGCCTTGCGTCGGATCCTCCTGACAGGTTGCGCTCGTCGGCACATGACTGGCTGCGCGCACTTCGACAGTGCTGTTGAAGTCCCCGAGGCACATTCACTCTCGCGACGTCCTCAGGTGTCGCCGTCGTTGAGTTCTGCTTGCGTCGGTGGTTCGTCAGGTGTCTGCGTCGACTCACGTCGTGTGCTCTCCGGATCGGCGGTGCGCTCCTCGGACTCCTCGAGGATCGTTTCGGCCTGGGCACGGGGATCCTCCGACCCAGCGGCCTTCTCCTCCGGCAGCAACTCGGCGCGGGTGTCGACTCGGTCGTCCTCGGATGGCTTGATCATCCGTCAAACCTAACAAGAGCTCGCGATCTACTCACGCGTTCCGAAGCGGACCCGCGCTGGCCTCGGACGCCTCGGATACGCGTCGACGAAGATCTCGCACCTCTTGCTCGAGCTCCAGCACCCGCTCGATGCCGGCGAGGTTGAGGCCCTCTTCGAGCAACTCGCGGATTCGCACCAGGCACTCGACGTCTGCGGAGCTGTAGCGGCGTGTGCCGCCTGATGTCCTGGCTGGCTCGATGAGGCCTCGACGTTCGTAGACGCGCAGGTTCTGAATCTGCATGCCGGCCAGGTCGGCCGCCACCGAGATGGTGAACACTGCGAGGTGAGATTGGGGCATTGCCATTGGACCTCCTTGCCCAAACATAAGCCACGTGCTATATAAAACCTATCACCGCCATTACAGGTATGGCGGTGAACAAGAGACAGAGGAGGACCCCATGATGTTGATTCGAAACACTGACCCATTCCGCGAATTCGACCGTCTCACCCAGCAGCTCATGGGCAGCACGAACCGTCCTGCCGTGATGCCGTTGGATGCCTGGCGTGAAGGAGAGACGTTCGTCCTCGAGTTCGACCTTCCCGGAGTGAACATCGACTCCATCGACCTGGACGTCGAGCGCAACGTGCTCACCGTCCGCGCCGAGCGGCCGGCGCGCAACGGCGACTGGGAGATGCTCGCCTCCGAACGCAGCAAGGGCGCCTTCAGTCGCCAGCTGGTGTTGGGTGACAACCTGGACCTCGACCGAATCGAG
It contains:
- a CDS encoding transposase, whose translation is MPAPKDPEFRRRAVELARLREKPIAQIAKDLGIAESGLRRWMAQADVDEGKREGLSSDERAELVRLRRENRTQAMEIEILKRASAYFARENVLPQ
- a CDS encoding S1 family peptidase; this translates as MRYGSQYDFQLASWTLLEKYPESYAGMRYRDKGETAWMGFNDSIPDSALALIRTLPGDVTVEAGDLLPEALIDPTLDKVRAAVSTEKHKALLSFDSVSQTIAIQVQPNNPAPDDQLRSTAERAAPNTSIRVERVPFVEDDIEDSTLRGGAYMVNSPNGSPYCTNAFVMRKISDGLKRISTAGHCADGKTTTYYRLHGSDGLDSTAVSYTFSRWSFADPDIALASSGTFTPSASFYFDGGNKRQAHTAAAGRPSLNTSVCHYGRTSGRACGIVTETNDDAPTAANQVVSDAAHAPGDSGGPWYWGYHAYGVHHGTDGEGNAAFSPVHTFIDFGYKVWTTS
- a CDS encoding IS3 family transposase (programmed frameshift) translates to MSKPYPKEFRDDVVRVARNREPGVELSQIAKDFGIHFTTLYSWMKKADIEDGERPGTTAVQSAELREAKRRIKTLEQEVEVLRRAAAYFSQAHLPKMSYPLVRDLAADGIPVTVTCRVLKIARQPYYRWLANPVTDTELDEAYRANALFDAHKDDPEFGYRYLLDEARDAGEPMAARTAWRICSTNGWWSAFGKKRDKNGKKPGPPVHDDLCAVTDEKGRTRHEFKADAANELWIGDITEHWTGEGKLYVCAFKDVFSNRIVGYSIDSRMKSRLAVAALNNAAARRGDVAGCVVHTDRGSQFRSRKFVRALGRHEMVGSMGRVGAAGDNAAMESFFSLLQKNVLDRRAWATREDLRIAIVTWIERTYHRRRRQDGLGRLTPIEFETIMTTPATQAA
- a CDS encoding RNA polymerase sigma factor, with protein sequence MGRLTLVAGSRGVAEDAVQEAFVRLLPKWSRVSRYEDPSAWVRRVAYNILIDRQRARGRASRLLERISSREATQYHDDYPSLDGFDDALAQLSITHRQVLILYFVEDLSVDQIATELMVPSGTVKSRLSRARAAIEEFLVRNEKS
- a CDS encoding helix-turn-helix domain-containing protein, with amino-acid sequence MDIAVKEAAQRLGVSESRIRQLLVAGDLHGRRMGRAWLIDSDDVARLQGQQRRPGRPVGPSVRGQLLIS
- a CDS encoding zinc-binding dehydrogenase; amino-acid sequence: MNQLAKHLGAHLSTTASTKDLDRVMELGADEAVDYTQQDFSDALSGFDVVVDYLGGKNLDKSLAVLTPGGLAISMVGPPDPSFAAQLGKPVLKPVMALVSRKVRAKAKKHGVRYAFLFVQGNGDQGLSQGRFCI
- a CDS encoding heat shock protein transcriptional repressor HspR, with the translated sequence MAMPQSHLAVFTISVAADLAGMQIQNLRVYERRGLIEPARTSGGTRRYSSADVECLVRIRELLEEGLNLAGIERVLELEQEVRDLRRRVSEASEASAGPLRNA
- a CDS encoding Hsp20/alpha crystallin family protein; amino-acid sequence: MLIRNTDPFREFDRLTQQLMGSTNRPAVMPLDAWREGETFVLEFDLPGVNIDSIDLDVERNVLTVRAERPARNGDWEMLASERSKGAFSRQLVLGDNLDLDRIEASYDAGVLRLTIPVAEKARPRKIQISSVSQGEERTAIEA